GTGCGGACTTCTTTTAAATATTATCCCCGCAAAACTTGCTATTGCCTGTGGCTTGCCGCTGTTCTTGGACTGTACGGGAACCGTGCTTACAGCGATGGTTGGCGGGTATTTGCCGGCAATTATCGTCGGGTTCATGTTGAACGCCATTAACGGAATGTCGGACCCCGTTACCACGTACTATGGTGTCTTGAGTATTTTGATTGCCGTCGGTGCGGCGCTTTTTTATAAAAAGGGATTTTTCAAGAGCGCGTTACGCTTGCTTGTCGTCATCTTTACGTTTGCCATTATCGGCGGCGGCTTGGGTTCCGTTTTTACCTATTTCTTGTTTGGCTTTAATTTTGGCGAGGGAATCTCTGCTCCGATTGCAATTGCTTTCCATGATGTCATGGGATTTAGCTTGTTCAAATCGCAGTTCCTTGCCGATATTGTCATTGATATTTTTGACAAGGCGATAATAGTTGTACTGGCTGTCTTCTTGTTCCGCTTTATTCCCCAATCATTCCGGGATAAAATGAATAAAGTCTTTTTGCGCAAGGCCCCTTCTAGTAATGGGTTTGGAAGTGCGATGGTTAGCAATTCCTTATTGCGCAAAGTCATTATCGTGATGATTATTACCGAGGTGCTTTTGGGAACTTTGGCCAGCGCTATTGGTTTTTACTTGTATCATGAAAAATCAATCCGTAACTTTACCGACATCGCTTCTGGCGCGGCGCAGGCGGCAACCGTGGCGGTCAATGCCGAAAAAATTGATGATTATATAGAACATGGTTATGCGGCTGAAGGTTATGAGCATACAAAATGGGTGCTGGAGCGCATCCGTGAAAGTTTCTCGCAAACAAAATTCCTTTATGTCTATAAGTTCATGGAAGACAGCGTTACGGTCGTATTTGATCTTGATGCAGAAGGAATTCCAGGTGTAGAGCCCGGCAAAAAAATAAAATTCGATCCATCGTATAAGCCTTATTTGCCAAAGCTCTTGGCTGGCGAAGAAATCGAGCCGATTATTTCAAATGATATTTATGGTTGGCTCTTTATGGTCTATAAGCCCATCAAAAATTCAGCAGGGAAGACCGTTGCGTATGTGGGTGTAGATATTGCGATGGCAACCATCAAGACAGACGAGGCCGTGTTCTTTATCAAGCTCCTGTCGCTATTCTTTGGACTTTCCATTTTGATTATTTGCGTTGTGATCGAACTTGTGAAACGCCGTGTTGTGGCACCGCTAAACGACATGTCGTTGGCCGTGTTCCAGATTGCGACGAATACGATGCTTGCAAGCGAACTCGACGATGAAAACATGAATCTTAATAAAATTAAGAAATCCGTTGACAAGTTGGTGAACCTGAAAATATGCAATCACGATGAAATCGGAAAGTTATATGAAGACGTGAGCACCATGTCTCGCGATACATACAACTTTATGTGGAAAGTGCAGGCGCAAAGCCAGCGCATCCAGCGCATGCAAGAAGTCATCATTATGGAATTTGCAGAAATGGTCGAAGCTCGCGACAAGAGCACCGGCGACCACATCAAGAAAACGGCAGAATATGTCGAGGCGATAGCAATCCAGCTTCGCATTGAAGGCAAATTCAAGGATGTTCTCACCAATGCTTACATCCACAAGCTAAAACGCGCAGCACCGCTCCACGATATCGGTAAAATTGCTGTCTCGGATTTGATCCTGAACAAGAACGGCAAACTCACTGATGAAGAATTTGTCATCATGAAAAATCATACCGTCGAGGGCGGCAAGATTCTTAAGAAAATCGTCGAAGATGCTCAGGGTGCATTCGATGCCGACTACTTGAATGAGTCGATTGAAATGGCGTGTTACCATCACGAAAAGTGGGATGGTTCAGGTTATCCGTACCGCCTCAAAGGCGAAGAAATTCCGCTCTCCGCGCGAATTATGGCTGTTGCCGATGTGTTCGATGCGCTCATTGCTGAACGCATTTACAAGAAAGGCTTTAGCTATGAAAAGGCTATGGCGATTATTACCGGAGGAGCCGGCACGCACTTTGACCCCGAAATTGTCGAAACGTTTACGCACATCTCGAAAAAGCTTTACGACGAACGAACCGTTATCGATGCGGCCCAAAATGCGGAAAATGCCCAAAATGCGGAAGCCGCAGGGAAAGCGGACGAGAAAGGTGCAAAGACGTAAAATGTTGGGCGAAAATGCCGCGGCTGCATGCGGTGTTGAAACGTAAGTGGCGCAGAAATTTTTATCGCATAAACAAAAGGCTGGCTTTCGCCGGCCTTTGCTGTATAAAATGGAAATCGCCGATTGCTTTTTACAAAGGAGTTTTTTCTACAATTTCCGTGTTTTCCATAGGTTCTTCGTCTGTAGCGGATTCTTCATAAGGCTCGTTCTCCGAAATTTCTGTTTTTTTCGGAGATTCGTTTTTCTCATAGGATGGACTTTTTTCTTTAAGAATGGACTTGTAGGTTTCTACAAATTCAGAAATTGAAGACACTTGTTCGTTTTCTCGCATTTCGTTTGACATGGATTCAAATGGAATGCTTTGGTCTGCTTTTGTCGCTTCAAGAAAGTAGCCAATTAATTGTGTGGAATCAATTCTTACGGTTACTGTATTTTCATGGATTCGCGTGCTTGTATTTGTTTGCTGTGAAAATGAATTTTCTGTTGCGTTTTGGAAAATCAAAAATCCACGACCGGAAGACGCTTGCTTTTCGATGGCTCGATATTCTGTCATGATATCTTTTTTTTCTTTTCCGGTGAATTCAAATGTAATTGTAATGTCGCGCGCGATTATCATGGCTACTGGGTAACAAGGGAAAATACATTTTCTCATGTCTTGTAGGCGCTGCTCGGTTACACCATCGTAATTGTCGGAAGCGGGGGATATCATGGCTGTTCCGAGCTTGAACATATCTCGGGTTAAGGCGAATACGCCCGGATTGAACCATTCACGCTCAATACCTACTTTTGCAATATTCATCCCGATATGAATTTTGCACGTCTTAAGTTATTGGATCAAGGTAGCTTTGGATATTTTCGAGATTTTGTTCTTTAATCTCTGATCTGATAGCTTCTTCCAATTTTTTTATAGCCGTTATGTATCTGTTTCGCTGGTTGATATTTGTTCGGATATCTCTATTGATTCTTACAGCGAGTTGCGCGTTGTCCATCTTGCTCTGCTCCTGCAAACGTGCGTTTTGAGCAAGTCGTTGCACTAGTTGCATTGATACGCTACGCTTTAAGAATGGTTGAATGTCGGCAAATGGAGATTTAACTACATAATCCCTTGCGTTTTCGCCATATACGCTTGCTACTTTGGTAAGCGCTTTTTCCATTTGTTTTTTTACGGTGTCAACTCTTTTGAGTAGAGGCGTAATTTTGCTATTTGTAATCAACGCTGCAATGTCTTCTATGTAGGAATACCGTTGCATTCTTCGAATGGAATAAGTCTGGATATCTGATGCGATGGCTTCTGTACTTTTTGCCATGTCGGTCGGTGTAAATGATGTCCCTAGCATCTCAAACCAGTTTGGTGGATTGAATCGCGCTGGATATACGTACGAACCATTCGGTGTCAACTTTCTGACTCCGTTTAAAGCTTGCCTAGCTTCTTGCAGTTCCGCTCCAGTTCCGCTGTCCAGAACCCCTTCGAGAATCTTCATATCGGTAGGGGATAGAATCGATAATATTTTTGCCTTTTTTTCGTTAATGATATTGAGATGTTTTTCTGCTTCGCTTTCGTACCATTCTAGATAAGCGCTTTTTCTTTCATATGAAAATGTTGAATGGTGCTTCGGCTCCTTTATTTGCGCAAAAATTCTTGCCAGATGTGAAAGTTGGTGATGACGTTTACAATGCGGCCCCTTTCATTCACGATGGCTTGTACATGTGGAAGGGGCGTATCGATGGTATTCGGTTGAAGCGTGAGGAATGCGACGATATCCTTCGTGGAATCTGGAGGTGTAGCGGAGTTGGGCGTGTTGTTGCAGGCGTTGCTGATGTTGGAATTCAGTTGTTCGCAGGGTCGGAAATGCATTGGGGTGATGATACACTTAATTGTAAGCATTGTTTTGAAATCTCTATGAGGTATGTATAGTTGAAACGATAAATTCTGTTTTTGTGCGAATCTTGTGTAACCTGCATTCCGTTGTGCAGGTTTTTTTGTATGCTGTAAAATTTTGTCTGGTCATAAATTATAATTTATTTCTGATTGTAAATGAAATTTTTACTAACTTGTGAATAATTTGATATTATATTATTGACAATTAGGAAGGATAAGTGAATTTAGAATTAAGTGTAACAGAACAGTGTAATCTTCGGTGCGATTATTGTTATTATAGAGATAGCCATGCTGCTCGCAAGGCTGTGATGTCTGAAGAGATTATGGAAAAGGCTGTTTCTCTTGCATTCCAGAGAACTGTTGAATTAAACCACTCTTTTTTGAATATAACGTTTTTTGGTGGCGAACCTCTTTTGCGAATGTACCTTGTCCGCGCAACAGTTGCTTTTGCAAAAAAACAGGCCAAATTGCGCAAAAAAGATTTACCGAAAGGTTTTAAGCTGTGTTTTACCGTTAATACAAATGGAACGTTGTTGACTGACGATATCATCAGTTATTTAAAGAAAGAAAAATTTTCTGTAGCCCTGTCTCTTGATGGCCCAAGGAACAAACAGGATTTGTCTCGAAAAACTATTGATGGGCAGGGGAGTTTTAAGTACATAGCTCCATATATTCCCGCATTGGTTGAAATGAATGCTGCTGTTTTGATGGTGATAACACCAAGGCATGTGAAGGGCTTTTCTGATGCGGTAAAGTGGGTGTTTAAGCAAGGTTTTACAAGCGTGGGGACGTCGCCTGATTTTGGCGGAAAATGGACAAGCGAAGATTTTGATGCGCTGACATTGGAATATGAAAAACTGGCTCGGTTCTGGTACACTTCGAAATTGCAGGACCGCAAATTTTATCTAAGTACAATTCAAGATAAAATTTCAATGGCGCTTCTTGATCGACGTCAGAAAGACTATACGTGTTTTATTTCGTCGGACGCTATTGTTGTGGCGACGAATGGAAATGTATTCCCGTGTTCTCGCTTTATATCAAGTAAGAAAAATGCTCCGTATGTCATGGGAAATGTTCTTGATGAACAGAGCGGTGTATATAAACGGATGTTACCAAAGACGATTAGTGATTTTATAAGGAAAGACAAAAAGGAATGTAATGGTTGCGCAATCCGTTACCGTTGCTTAGCGCATGAATGTGGTTGCACATCTTTCTATACGACTGGCCGTTTGCAGGGCGTTTCTGGTGAAGTTTGTGCTCACGAAAGAATTCTCTGTGCAATTTGCGATGAGTATGCTTTAAAACTGAGCAATAAAATTCAAGTAGAAAATTTACTATAACATTATAAACCCTAAACAAAGAGGATAAAATGCCTACAAAAAAAACTCCTGTAAAAATCCAAAATGTAAAAACGAAGAAGAAGGCTTCGGCAGCTGAAGAAAAAATGAAAAAAAAGGCCGATGACGCTCTTCGTAAGGAAAAGATTAAGGCAGCAAGAGAAATTGCTGCTATCAAGACCCTTATGAAAAAGCTTGATGATAGAATTGCTCAAGCTGCGATTCGCATTCCGCCGCAGATTATCGGTATTCCTGTTTGGCCGGATTTCAGAAATAGTCATAAGCAATTCAGAGCGGAATATACAAAGGCTTTCAAGGCTATTGACAAGAGCCTCAAGTAGTAGATTTAGGCGCTTTTGCGCTTAAAGAATCCTTTTGAGGATTGTTATTTGTTGATAAGGCGTCCGCTACCGTGAAAGCGATGGCGGGCGTTCTTTTTTATTGAATTTACGCTTTCGCTTGATGAATCTTGAATTTTTTTCTATATTCGCATGCGCTAATTAGCCTGGTTAGTTCAGATGGATAGAACGAGTCCCTCCTAAGGATTAAACTCGCGTTCGACTCGCGAACCGGGTATAGCAGAAGAGCCCCTTTTCGGGGGCTCTTTTCTTATAGATTTGCAGTGCGCTGTTCGGCGCGTTTCTCATTCTTGCTGCGGTGGAAATGTGCGCTTGTTGCGTTATTCCCTTGGCGGCGTTGGTCGTTGGCCGGCAGCACCTTTGGGCAGTACCAGCTTCATGATAATCGGTACGAACAGCATTATCAGCACTTGCGCGACGACAAGGCAAATGACCTGTGAATGGATGAACATCAGCAAGAACGGTGGCTTGTGCCCAGCGGGCATCAATACGAAGTATACGAACGTGACCATCACGGTTGTGATGAGCGGCGTGTAAATCAAGTTCGAGGCGAGCGATTCAATGAAATGAGCTTTTGGTGTGCGCGGTTGCAAGTGAAACTTGCGGGCGAGGGCTGCGTTTACTTTGGGTATTGGAACGATCAAGCCAATCGCAAAGCTGATGGCAAAACTCAATGCAAAGCATTCGAGAAATCCGATAACAGATGCGATCATGGGCATCTCTGGTGGGTGTTCCGCCATCAAGTTTCCGGTGAGCGAAAGTCCAAAACTCATCAAAAGCGCCATGATGAAAGCAATTTTCAAACCGATCTTTCTCATTTGCTTTTCAATTTCGGCCGAACGGATATTTTGTTGTTCCATATGAATCTCCATACACTTTTTTAGTGTTTTAATAATATATCATAATTTTGGCTATAATCTTCAACTTTTAAGTAGAAATGTAAAGAAAAATATATGCGGATCGTGCGAATTTCATTAATTATTGTAATTTATAGAGTGTGAATATTGAAGGAAATTTTTATGGATAATGAATTGAAGTTGTTGATCGGCGATGACGAGAAAATTATATATGCGGGTAAG
The sequence above is a segment of the Fibrobacter succinogenes genome. Coding sequences within it:
- a CDS encoding HD-GYP domain-containing protein; the protein is MRKFDFAKMSSFKSVLLLLVCGLLLNIIPAKLAIACGLPLFLDCTGTVLTAMVGGYLPAIIVGFMLNAINGMSDPVTTYYGVLSILIAVGAALFYKKGFFKSALRLLVVIFTFAIIGGGLGSVFTYFLFGFNFGEGISAPIAIAFHDVMGFSLFKSQFLADIVIDIFDKAIIVVLAVFLFRFIPQSFRDKMNKVFLRKAPSSNGFGSAMVSNSLLRKVIIVMIITEVLLGTLASAIGFYLYHEKSIRNFTDIASGAAQAATVAVNAEKIDDYIEHGYAAEGYEHTKWVLERIRESFSQTKFLYVYKFMEDSVTVVFDLDAEGIPGVEPGKKIKFDPSYKPYLPKLLAGEEIEPIISNDIYGWLFMVYKPIKNSAGKTVAYVGVDIAMATIKTDEAVFFIKLLSLFFGLSILIICVVIELVKRRVVAPLNDMSLAVFQIATNTMLASELDDENMNLNKIKKSVDKLVNLKICNHDEIGKLYEDVSTMSRDTYNFMWKVQAQSQRIQRMQEVIIMEFAEMVEARDKSTGDHIKKTAEYVEAIAIQLRIEGKFKDVLTNAYIHKLKRAAPLHDIGKIAVSDLILNKNGKLTDEEFVIMKNHTVEGGKILKKIVEDAQGAFDADYLNESIEMACYHHEKWDGSGYPYRLKGEEIPLSARIMAVADVFDALIAERIYKKGFSYEKAMAIITGGAGTHFDPEIVETFTHISKKLYDERTVIDAAQNAENAQNAEAAGKADEKGAKT
- a CDS encoding radical SAM protein produces the protein MNLELSVTEQCNLRCDYCYYRDSHAARKAVMSEEIMEKAVSLAFQRTVELNHSFLNITFFGGEPLLRMYLVRATVAFAKKQAKLRKKDLPKGFKLCFTVNTNGTLLTDDIISYLKKEKFSVALSLDGPRNKQDLSRKTIDGQGSFKYIAPYIPALVEMNAAVLMVITPRHVKGFSDAVKWVFKQGFTSVGTSPDFGGKWTSEDFDALTLEYEKLARFWYTSKLQDRKFYLSTIQDKISMALLDRRQKDYTCFISSDAIVVATNGNVFPCSRFISSKKNAPYVMGNVLDEQSGVYKRMLPKTISDFIRKDKKECNGCAIRYRCLAHECGCTSFYTTGRLQGVSGEVCAHERILCAICDEYALKLSNKIQVENLL